The nucleotide sequence agactaAGTaggagtaccgcctagtgtcatgtgtcaagcggtagtaccgcccaataatggcgatggtaccactaagaCCTCGAAAAtctaggattagacactttttggctccatttttgaagccattggggcctataaaatcttatccttttctgtatgaaagggcacgaaatctattggcttaatcttgaattcttgagtcttaaactactgtaaaagttagagttttcCTCCATCTCTTaggcttgtaaccatccaagaaagaggagtgagacttgtaagggttcatctcctaaacccgaaaaaaggagaaagtactgcaAAGAGGTATTCGGTCTTTacatattgaaagaaggcctttagtgaatgccggtgacctcgtcggaggaggaatccgaaagttgaTATAAGTCACAttaaccgaactactctaaaactcggtttgcgaacaactttcttttatagtaaaatatttattttgagtaCCAAATTTAATCTTAGTTTTCCTTCGACAGGAGAGGTAGCtgtgtagaaaaaaaaaaaacaagaattaGATTTCAGAATTTTATCTTATTTATGAATCCTGATTAGGTTACATCAAAAACACCAGCAGGCTAGTTTTTTTTCTCACAACAAATTCCTTGTCCCCGCTCACGTCAGAAAGAAAACACAGAATCGTGTGGTTCTAATTAGAATTATTTGTTTAATCAGGATGCCTAGTTGACATTTGTTCTACGTGTtatttcatcttcctcttctccttcgtcGCCTTCTCTTAATACTCTTTCTTATTTTCTCTATTACTTTCTATACAACAGTTAGCTAGTTCTATCTGTCCAGTTTGATAATTTGTCTAGCACAATTTTTGACGAATTGGAAGGTTAACCAAGTCAGCCATAGAAACTATAAGAGGAAACGAGACAACTTTTATATACTTTGGTTATTAACACTTTGTAATAAAAAATCTAACATATAACACACCAAGTGTAGCAATGGATAATGAAATAAAAACAGTTTGCAGAGCATATAATATGATGGTACGACTCCTACCAAGATTATTAAAATATGATCTCTCTGCACAATTCAAACAAAGTAGAATAAGTAATTTTCTTACATTGTTGACTAGATTGTATCCATGACTTTTTAGGAAGCACTGTAAGTTTAAAATCAAACCAGCaaagtatatatatattctccacTGGATTTCAAATGCCAAGTTTTGCAAAAATAAAGGAATGAACAACTTCTCAAACAAGAATTATTGGAAAAGTCAATTCACTCATGGCATTTATATCAAAGTTTTAAGGTCAATTTTCTTGTCATTGTAGAAGGATTTATACGAAAAAGCATTCTCAATTGTCAGACATGTTCTTCGTATAAATCTTAAAGCAGCAGAAGAGAATTTGGATAATAAAGTTCAAGCCTCAAATTTTGAAAATTCTTTTGTCAGAATTATTAATCCTGATTGAAATTTATGTTTTTCTGAGAGTTTGGAGATGGTACGTCCTGGCCGTTGTGACTTCCCTGGGGAGAATCAAGAAAGAATGCAATTATATGCTCACAAAGCTCTTTAGGCTTCTCAAGATTCACGGCATGCCCAGCATTGCTGATGACTGCCAATTGAGAATTATCCCCTAAATGCCTGCAGATTTTAGATTACGGTCAAATGAAATGTTTAGGGAAACGAACTTTACTCATTCTACAATTTACAGACCTCTGTAATCTGTGAGCCAATTCTAATGGAAAAATCTGATCTTGCTCGCCCCAAAATATCAAGGTTGGCTGCACAGAGAAGCAAATGACTTTAGGACAAAAACCTTAATGCGATAAAAAAAAGTTACTTGCTCTTTTCACAGTGATGACTTTTCCATTAACCCAAGTTGCAGATATAAGTTTTACCCTTTCAAATAGCATTCTTTGTGGAATCTgttaaagaaaataagaaaattgGCAATAAAATGTAAGATATTAATGGCATGAGATATTAGAATCACCTGGTTTATCTTTGGAAGGTCCGAATGTTTCCTTTCATTGAATACGGCTTGGATCAACTCTGTCTTCTCTTTCACATAATCTTTGCACATCACCTGCCAGAGGAGACAAAGCCAAGCCATCAAAAGTaagtttatataattaattacctACATCGTTCAAATGAATTCTTAGGAAGAAGTGTAACAATATCTATATGAAGAACAATGAACAATGCTAAGTTTGTTCATCCTAACAAATAGGTATTTGAAGCAATAATGCTAAGCTGCACAATCAGTATAACTTCAGTTCATCCCAACAAAATGTTCTCAAGGTTTGTGTTCTTCATTTTTTGGTCCCAATTCTGTCATAGGTTAGAATCTAATGATATTTAAATCACTGTTTTCAGGACATAAACTAATCTCCAGTACGTGGATACATTAAAAAGTTTAGTGGATGCAGCCAAATTTTGAGGTCATGAAGCCAAAATTTTGTCTTCTACTTCTCAAGAAAGCAAACGATGTCTTGAAGTTATTCCAGAACGAATGCAGTGACATTCGTTATCGAACTACCCACCTGTATGTAATCCCGGAGGAAGACGGACGGCATCACGAGCTGCGGCCGGACGAAGGACAGTCGGACGAGCTGCCGCAGTTTTTCCGGCCGCTGGGGCAGCAGGATCTCTATCGCCTCCCGCAAGTCCGACACGACGAAAAGCCCCGCCGCAAGGTCGCGCTCCTCAAGGCACACGCCGGCGCAGCAGAGCACCACCCGTTCCACCGCCGTCGGGTACATCGCCGCCATCCGATAAGCCACAAACCCGCCGTAGCTCACCCCCACGAGGCCGAATCGCCGAACGCCGGCTGCCTCCATGGCGGCCATGATGCATTGGGCCTGGTATGATTCGGACCTGTCGGGACCGGGCGCGGCGGAGACGCCGAAGAAGAGAAGATCGGGGACGTAGAGGTCGAATCCGGCTCCGAGGAGGGGGCGTAGGTGTGCGGACCACTGCCAAATGGCGGTGGCGCCGAAGCCGTGGAGAAGGAGGAGCGGGGAGCGAGAGGGGTCCGGGCGGGCGGGGACCCAACAATGGACCGTGGCGCCGTCCGCGAGGGCTGTGGCGGAGGGACGGAGGCCGGCAGCGAGGAAGGCGCGGCGGTGACACCGGTCCCGGAAGACGGTGAAGCTGAGCCACCGCGGCATCCCCTCGGCTGCGTTGGACCTCCGTGTCCAGTCGGGGGAGGTTGGTTCTTCAATTGGTCCCGTTGGAAGTTTTTTGACCGTTGGTTGCAAGCGAGGCCCGCGAGGCTCCCCTGCCTCGTCGAAGGCAGGGGCCAGGAATTCACATTCCAAGAATGACGTCACGAAGAGCATGACATCGTCAGCCCAGGTAGTGCGAGCGAAGCGGGGATGTCGACCGCAACTGGTTTGTTGTGAGAGACTTACCATTTCCGTGTCACCCGTTCATCTACTTGCGTCGTGATTGGATGAGCCATGAGTTTGCTGTCATTACATTGGCTCACGAGGTTGCTTTATATTTTCCTTTTCAAGTAAATATATAATGATCGAGAGACGATACACGaataaataataaactaaatTAAATGATATTTTCTCTGGAAATGTCTAAATATATAAAGTGGAGCATTTGTTCTGTTTTTAGCAATAAAAAAatgtgtcatatatatatatatatatatatatatatatatatatatatatatatatatatatatatatataataccgatctgatatttattatgataatttgtaGGAGAAATATAGTACcaagatgccaaattatgtatcaACCTATACTACCTAGTattactaaataaataaataaaaataataaattgaacGCTTAAATGATTACTAATTATTGGTTGGTAGATACCcatcaatatttttaaaatataattaaaaataaattgaaaCCCCACTTAAGCATGATGAATTCTAAAATTTACTTTGAAATAAAATAGATTATGTTTTTTATAGACACATGGACTGTCTATCTATCGACATCATGATCGAGCATCACGTCTACATCAATATCAAGTTGTCATCATTTCAACACTAGTTAATCTTATAAGCTGATGAAACTCTTTATCTCATTAATATGAGCCACGTGGACTATAAATATAGTGAATAATCGTTCAATAAACCTTCTCATGATCAAATAGTGTTTAAATATCTCGTCTGTTATGTCACTATAGAAAGTTGCATTATGTTTATCGGAGTAATCCACTGTAAAATGTCTTACgtgcatatatatttttttactttatgaatatttcaattCACTTACTAATTTAATCATTAGATAAGCCCTTTTGATATACTCTTTATAAgagatattttaaaattatctcaTCCTCAACACCACCAAGGCTTTATAATAAATAGGCTTTGAATATTGGACTCGGATTGACCCATAACTCCTTTTAAGTGTTAAACAATAATAATCCATCTTCAAATATCACATAACACGTAATTGACATTTGTAGGATTTTAATTTCTGATATTTGAAATACATATGATGCTTTAATCATTAAAAATATCTCATTCAAAAtagaataatttttcttttaagagggGCGAACATAATTGAGATGATTGTGCCTCTTTGATAAGTAAGTGATTACAGAATATCGTAGACATAAAAGATGCATCGACGAAaagtgcaaaaagaaaaaaaaaatacaaatgatATGAGCTAAAAGTGAGTTTAGTAGCGAGACAGACAAGCCAAAAACAACTCGGTCTAGCTTGAGACGAACATCCACCACCGGAAGAGACCAACGGCATAGATCAGGGTAATTAGTGCGGAGCTCAGACGATACAATCGAAATCTGCATAGATAGCACTAAAAATGTAAGAGCGCTCTTATAAACCAATAAAAAGTCATTAACCAATTAAATTAATTGACATCGTCAATAaaaaatgattattattattattatataaagaaTGATTACTAGAGAAATATAAAATTCCAACTCTAACCCCACGATGTAGACTTTTATTTAAGTGTCCGGAAATATTTTATAGAAGCATTTAATATATTTACAAGACTAATCCTCGACCTAAAGATGATCCAAGTTAGAAATTTTGAGGTGAGAATTAAGTATGATCGATCACTACAAGAACTAAACCTCCAGCTTGCGGGACAGCGACCGGCGGCAGCGGCGACGGCGGTAGCTCTACGAGCACGCATGAACGCGAACCACTGCGGGAAGTCCTGATGGAAGAACTCCCAGTCCGGCAAGAGGATCCCGGCGATCCCCACAATCCCGACGGCGTAAGTGGCGAGCATCTTCTCCAGGGAGAAGGTGCAGACCCCGACGACGACCACCGCCGCCACGATCACCACCATGCCCTTCTGCAGCGCCGCGTCCAGCCTCATCTCGCGAGTCCAGAACGCAGCTGGAGCAGGCACTGGCGCtcaaggagaggaggaggaaggggaagaagaagtagaaggagGGGTCGATGTGGACTCTTACCGCGACCGCGTCATGGAGAACACGTGTTCGGTCTATATGTGAACTACGTAACTTGTAGCCTCTCGACAGCCCGCTAGCAATTTAATTCTTGGGATTTATGCGCCCAACAACACAACCTATTAGTTTGTCGAGGCATTTACTGCACCAAACCAAACTGTTGAACGattgggatgggatgggatgggggGTTGCGGATAGTTAAAATATTAAGTAAAAGAAGCATAATGCTGGCATTTTTGCATgccaacataaatgaaaaaaaaatccacATCCCCGTTTTATCCATTTCTCTCATGAAGAAATCTgcttaaagaaagcaagaaaaatgaGCATATCGCGTTAGCTTTCTGTTTGTCTATGcacacaacaaaaaaaaaaagtgtgtcGGCAAGCAACCTCTGATAGAATATAAAAGTGGAGAACAGTTAATTCCATGTGTTTGGTTAAGAAAGCATGATGAATAATTGAATTACTCTCCAATAATAGCATATCACTGAGCGAAAAGAAAAAGGATTTTAGGTCCATATTGCTAAAAGTCCAGAGAATGGTCGACGAGGGGACTGTATAAAACGAGGCCTAATGCTTCCTTCACAGTCATACCTTTCTCAATCTTTGGGCTTGAGTGTAGCATCATGTATAACCATTATAATAACTCTTTAATTATGTTGTGGCTTATCAAATTTTCTACTTAATATGAAATAGGCTTCTTGATAACACTTTAATGTTAAGTAACCAAATATTTGATTAGCAAACCAAGTTCCATAACTTCGACTTAAATCACTCTTCCATAAAGTCAATTTCAGcattaaatcaataatattttgatttgtcTCTTGGTGCAATCATGTAGAGGTCATATTGAGGTATATAAAGAAGTCTTATTTTTgtgaaaataaattcatgaaacggTGAGAGGTGTCTAGTTTTTTGGTGGTCCTTTCTTACTTGACTTGAGTAGCTCTAATAGTAAATGTCATGATCGGATTTGATGAGATAATCAATCTATCAATTTCATTTaatccaaatcaataattaaaatatttaattaaaattaataataatatcaattttAATCTTGTCCACCTTTGATTTGAGTCCATTTAAGGATATTACATTTATTTACAAATGATACAATGATTGATCTTTTAATAGTTTGGgtaaagataaatttattaacgATTTCTTGGCTAGTAATCGTAAGAAGCGAGAGCTATGTTATTAATGAAGGCATGAACAAATATAGATGAGTGCAGATCATCCTTTTGTTGAGATAATTGGTCAGAGATTAGATTTCACGTTGCTTAATGCTAGGAGAATGGCCAAAATAGGCTTCAGATGAAATTGAGCTTAAAGTTTCTTTACTGATTGCTCAAAGTAAGAACTCAATTTTGAGAGACGGTAGGAACTACTATTCCCTCGAGAGTTATACGAAACAACTGGCATATGAGAGAGTCAATTGTTGTATACAGAGTCATATGTGCCACAAATGTTGTAATGTGCTCTGTTAAGTCGATGCTTACATCGAAAGCCTCCAACTTTGGGAGCTAACGATGGATACTATGGACGATGGAATTCTAAAGGGTCATCAATTATGCCAATTGGGGAAGAAGTGAAATGATAATATGCATCCTACTTGTCAATGCCTAAGATTGTTGACTTCGGGGAAGATATTTATTTCATGTCATTCCCTAGTATAATGGATAATTTAGGATTATTGAAGAGACGCCTTAAGAGTTGTGCCGAACATaattgatgaaaaaatatattttaaaaatattaatacgaTTTATGATGTCATAAGTATCGTCGACCGATGAGTTAGCACGATTTGTCTGTTGCCAAAGATGTAAGCACTTTCAGGTGTCTCTTCCTAACTGAAGTAGGAGCCTTAGTGAGGTGGAACTGCACGGACGACTTAGTCATAAGTGGTCCTATCAATGAGGACCCGGTTTGAGAAGGTTGAGTAAGGCAATATGGGATCTTCTTGGCTGCAAGGTTGTTTCTCGAGTTCAGGTCATCCGTGTGTCCCCGAGAGATGGTTTGTCTTATGATTGCATGGTCGTGTCCTAATAACGGGGTCGTCTCCTGACCATCGATGATCCTACATGATAGGCTGGAACCAATGATTACCCAACGCAATCCCTCTAATGCTTAAGTCAGCAAAGGAGATAAGACAGTAGTGTAAACTGTAAGATTGAGTTAGTATGTAGAGAGTTACCTCCACTCAACGTGAGCTGATGGGTTTTTTTTTATACCTAATCCTTGGGTCTTCTTACTAATCCGTCCATGATAAGATTAGGTTAATCGCTTGATGATTATCTAATCTTGATAAGGTAGGACGATTATCGCTTGTCATTAATATGGTGCACATCGGGATACACTACGATGTCATTTTGAGGTTGACGACATAAAGTCATGCTTAGGTGTTGACCTAGTTAAcatatgagttgacatgggataAAATCATCTCTATCATCCATGTTACTGAAGAATAGTATAAAAAAGTAGAGATTCCATGTTGTGATTTATATATGTCACAATAATTTTTAAGGTTTTAAATCAAaggtaattataataattatgtaGCTTAggtgaaaaaataataatcaaagatTTATGTaggtatttaaagaatttttttatctcttatttttataaaaatcttaattcataatgATGAAAAGTGTGAAATCTATTAAGATGTTAATAGCAGGAGAGGGAGGTTTGACTTAGTCTGATAGTAAATTTGtatcaattttaaaaattaattaaaaaaaaagtactaGATGAGTAAGagttacaaataaataattatgaatAAAAGTCATAAGAGAAGGGATACAAACTAATTTATTGTGGTTCAATTTTCGTGATCTATGTCTACTTATGATTCTTCTTCCATTGAGGCTATTGGCTTTTACTATCGATTTTCCTTTTGACGGACGAAGATCAATTatccttataatttttttcttttttaggttTTTGAGAAAACTTTTAAACTTactttttttataaaagataGCTCACCTTTTATAACTTAATATTTCAGCTAAActaaagagagaagaaaagactCGAACAATACTCAAAGAGAGAGCGataaaattttttaaactaaGAATGAATGTTGCATCAACAAAACTTGAGTGAAATATTTAAATCACTCAAAAGACTTAAAAAAtaaagttaaaattttaaatatctacaaTTTCAAGGTACATGTGGTACCCATTGTTGACTTGGATGGTATTATCATCGTAATATTTGAAATGCAATCGCAATACTAGACTTTGGTGATCCTACAATCGTAAAATTAAATATATGGGTGGTATCATCTCTACCCAAGATAGTACAACCACCACCTTAAGTGATAATATCATCGAAAAAGTTGATAAAGCATAAACAGTACTTATCGGCTGAATTAttgttatagtaaattttaatcaATCTTAAAATTTGATCAAGAAGAATACATATATTAGAAACACAAACAACTAAATATGGAGTGTGAATAAGAGTTACAAATAAGGTGAATGATCACAAGCAAAAGTcataagtaaaagaaaaaatttaaatcGATTTATAATAGTTTAGTCTTCCTAAGatatatccacttccgattcttCTTCTATTAAGGCCACTAGCCTTCACTATTGATATTCctttcaatggatgaagattaactatttttgttataattttttttttaagatttagaAGAAAACTCATACTCTTTTATAAGAGACCTCTTACATCTTATAATTTAATATCCAAATTAAACTCAATAGGGGGGAAAGACTCAACAATACTAAAAAAGAGAACTATAATACTTTTCAAACTGAAGAATAAATGATGTATCAACTAAGATTGAGTCTGATATTTATATcctagaaaaagataaaaaatagagtcaaaaatttaatttttttaaatttcaagaTATAAACAATAATAGCTGATGGTACTATTGTTGTAATATTTGCAACACAATCACAATATTATACTCTAGCAATCGTACCATTACAAAATTAGACTTATGGGTGGTTCCACCTCTGCCCCTAGGTGGTACGACCACCGTAGGTGGTACTATTGTTTGAAAGATTAACAAAGTACAAATAGTGTTTGTTAGCGGACTTAGATGGTATTATCACCCTAGGCTAGTTTAGGTCATATATTTAGCTTTCTAATGGGCCCAATACAACTCAACTTCAAGCTTAATAGATTTTATAAAAGTAGGCTCTATTTTAGCCCAATGCTAATTCAAATTGGCCCAAAATTATCTTGACCAAGACTTTGACTCATCAACCATTCCTTCGAGGCTTTCGACACATTATTCACTCTTTGGATATATCATCCAAACTTTATACACTTCATTAGAACCTATAATATATCATCAAATCCTCTA is from Musa acuminata AAA Group cultivar baxijiao chromosome BXJ3-8, Cavendish_Baxijiao_AAA, whole genome shotgun sequence and encodes:
- the LOC103994832 gene encoding uncharacterized protein LOC103994832, with amino-acid sequence MLFVTSFLECEFLAPAFDEAGEPRGPRLQPTVKKLPTGPIEEPTSPDWTRRSNAAEGMPRWLSFTVFRDRCHRRAFLAAGLRPSATALADGATVHCWVPARPDPSRSPLLLLHGFGATAIWQWSAHLRPLLGAGFDLYVPDLLFFGVSAAPGPDRSESYQAQCIMAAMEAAGVRRFGLVGVSYGGFVAYRMAAMYPTAVERVVLCCAGVCLEERDLAAGLFVVSDLREAIEILLPQRPEKLRQLVRLSFVRPQLVMPSVFLRDYIQVMCKDYVKEKTELIQAVFNERKHSDLPKINQPTLIFWGEQDQIFPLELAHRLQRHLGDNSQLAVISNAGHAVNLEKPKELCEHIIAFFLDSPQGSHNGQDVPSPNSQKNINFNQD
- the LOC135644433 gene encoding signal peptidase complex-like protein DTM1 isoform X1, which produces MRLDAALQKGMVVIVAAVVVVGVCTFSLEKMLATYAVGIVGIAGILLPDWEFFHQDFPQWFAFMRARRATAVAAAAGRCPASWRFRLYRLSSALITLIYAVGLFRWWMFVSS
- the LOC135644433 gene encoding signal peptidase complex-like protein DTM1 isoform X2, producing MRLDAALQKGMVVIVAAVVVVGVCTFSLEKMLATYAVGIVGIAGILLPDWEFFHQDFPQWFAFMRARRATAVAAAAGRCPASWRFSSYFDCIV